The following DNA comes from Suncus etruscus isolate mSunEtr1 chromosome 12, mSunEtr1.pri.cur, whole genome shotgun sequence.
aaacagaacccatgtacactttgtccctcaagtccccagattgtagtacataatatttcttagcagcacacaaagcaatctaaagacataaaacttatgtaactccttaaacattgaaggcaaagtactttttttacatttccatgcacatacatattagtttaagttaacttcaaaagtttaagtgggttgtttttcttaaggattagagtcaaaggagcacagtaaaaacgatgttagacgggcaattattgtttgcataggcccaccaagataagagggacatggaaaggaaaagccttggcctaaatacaaggagaccctacccctgaagtttcctggcataagaccaactctaggcttcaggcaaactagtttgtccaatccaggtcattgtctgtagtgccaatacacttatttttcacacagtttttggtatcatgtttctgtattaaagatcctgtaatcagcatatcctatattgcagtcaggatggtgcagagcttcttcttgtttcacctcacaattaaagggcaatgcagagaaccctgtcctgtaagcaggtcgttgttattgtcaagtcttcttagtgttaagggaagtctcttttgagcaagtcGATTTCAGAGCtgtggtagggtcttctctggtagagaattgcttccaggtgttgttataaaaaaccttggatgtttcgtagatagcttccctggatcaggggtaaatggaggatgcccattcttctgaggcctgtgccaggtcattatatcaatgttctgggtgtaaggtcccactgcactacgagatttttgttttccaatctctattagataaaaacttatttgtatgtatagtatttttacattttaatgtgcctatgcaaacaaggaacaatgtcacgtggtgttatcggcgcatatgggggccataagagcaagtccaacaatccccatgatatggttaaattataagcattaaactgagggactcttccaccaaaattccttattgaacagttcacaaagagaagacaagataaaaagtgggtaaaattgtcacagtaaaagaatatttagaaagagttatagctgttaaagaaaatacacataaaatattcaaaagacatatgtgtcaattttatgtcttttgaaatagttggggttgttaaatccaatgcatgactttggtctgtaattagaactgtgtagtactgaagttacaaagggtaaatgtggggtactgatggttggaggTGAGAGatttaaggagtaataatgagctttgtaggggtgtgcgaaagggcagaatctgttggggcacaaggtcggtcttggtgcctaacaaattaaagaactgagggtaaaaagtattaattaaggggaagataacaaatctgaattgggagatgagggagtagaagaggCTCTGgtatggaggaggagaaatacatCAGAGGGGTTATTTACATTGTATAggtgaattgtttatggattaggcttggcaatCAGAGAGAATCACTGTATAGAAAGTCtgatacactgattttagagacccatttgaatattatcctccaaatctaggcaATTCCATTTGTTTcttagaaacagtcgagaattaagaatatttttgggtgttgttaaaaaagtatatatgtcacgcttttgaaaatgaatactagtaagaaaagaactcctgaatggggtccagtatgcataggggaggaatttctctcccccatcctCCCCTCAGTCCCTGAAGACCCATCTGGCATGGAGGGATCTCAGTCCCAcagactaagtggtcagcccagggggcctatggctagctgtcctgcccagagcccccaacataccagctgaagagaaacagaagaactgacatgtggagtcttctgggtgcagctgTAGTGGGGATATTCCCAGAGACACATAGTAATTCTTACAGGGACAATGTGTTAGAAGGAAATGTTGTACAATGAGGGCAATATAAGTAGATCTGTATcttatactttaatttatttatttttagtaatatggGTAAAATTACTCATTAAAATATGACATAAAGTTATAAAACCTATATGAAGGATCTACAAAAATGGTAAAACTCTGTATTTCCTATCTAGTCACCACAGTACTGATACCTAGAGCTCTAACacattttcattaaaaacaaGGACAAAAATGACAATCGgtcttaaaaaattaagaattaagaaatgtTATGTGTAGGAAAACTTGCAGCTGGCAACTGAAATAAGGAGGTATTAATCTAAGATCAGAAAGTGGTTACACCTGTGGTAATTCCCAGCCATTGCTCGAAAGAGAAGCTCCCATTTCTGGAATTGCCTGGAATCCATGCCTAGCCATTCCCAGTAGCCCCCTCAAGATTCAAGCTTTGTGCTATCCATTTCAGTGCCCCTCCCTCAGAAAGTCTTATAAAAGGCTGGTCTTTCCAACCTGACAAACCATCACATATCCCAGAAAGAAAGGTAAGTAGGAATTGAGACAAGATGCTCATCAAGGAAGGGCTTTCTCTCAGATGCTTAAGGAAATGTGGGGAAGAATACTTTTCCTGAGAGGACAAAAGCACTCTCAGACTCAGTCTTGGTGAACCCTAGGGGCATCATGGAGAGAACATTCAGAATATCAAATCTGATGAGCACAGTAGAGATAGAGTCATTCAGGTCAACTAATTCCTGGAATACAGAGTAATGAAACAGGATATGGAACAGTGGGTCCTCTGGTTGGCCTCTCCTTGACCACACTTCTATTCTTTCCTCTGATAGCCTTGTCCGGTCAGACAGAATGCTGCCTCCCATGGCCTTTCCCACTGTTGCTTGGATGCTGCTCTCCTGCATAATGCTCCAATCTCAAGTGACAGGTGGGTGTTGCCATGGCAAATCATGGTGCCAGGGAAGATCAAATGAGCAACTGGCGTGATATATATGATAGAAGTGACATGCATTCCATGCATAATTCATTGATTGTACTTTCCTTTGGTAACAACTACTAATTGATGACACAGTCGATATGAGTAAGTCTCCTTTTTTTTGAGTAATATATATTCAGGGAGAAGCATAACTGGAATAGTCTAAGGTTCTTACGGAAGCAGAAAGATTGTGAGTCCTTTAAGAGACCAACTATCTGCCCATACCAACAGAGGACAAAGTTGGATAATTTATGATATACAGGTTGAACAGAATAGCAGTCAGTCCTCCTTTAGTAAGAATGTGCTGAAAATCATGAGAGATTGACATGAATTTGGAGTCCCTCCCTCAATTACTTGACTCATCCACTACCATATGTGTCTTTTTCTCtccaatatttgttttttgtttactaTATCTGTCCTtgatcttgatcttttttttttctccaggtgaAGATTTGCAGAATGGGTGGCCTTCTCCAAGAATCAGTTGCCCCAAAGGTTCCTTGGCCTATGGCTCCCACTGCTATGCCCTGTTTTTGGCAGAAAAATCCTGGATGGATGCAGATGTAAGTAGTAGAAATTGCATGTTGATATTTGGGGGGCATTtctgagacaatagagacaatgaGGAGAGCCTCCCTTCACTTGGAATACTATGTTAGGTAGAATGATAACACAACTGGCAGTACTACTTAGGTAGTACTTCAAGTACTATCCTTGCATTTCTCCCTCCAGTTTTTAAGCCCCAGTGTTTCCAAGTACCAATCTTCCCCTGaaactcttctttcttctcacaGTATGCTTGCCAGAAGAGGCCTAAAGGACACCTTGTGTCTGTGCTCACTGGGTCTGAGGCCTATTTTGTGGCCTCGCTCATCAAAAACAGTGGTACATCAGTCTCTCACATCTGGATTGGACTCCATGACCCCACAGAGGTAAGATTACATCTCTTCCACCCTGATGACCTTCATTCTAAATTGGCCATTTTACCTATTCTTTTTCTTATACCTGACCATGAAATACATTGAGCACCTTTTGAAATTATTGAAGTTATAAGTCATTCTGCATAATTAAGACATGAGACTACTTGAAACAtgcctttatttctaaatataatcaATTTTCAATGTACACAACTCTCATATATAGCTCAATGAAGTTTCTTAAGGCTTTTATGGAAACTTCTGAGAAATGCCCAAGATGTAGATAAAGGAACATGAGGTCACTGTACCCATATATAGCCTGCAGAACCTGAGAATTAAGAACCCATTGAACCTCATACAATCCTTGTCACTCTGGATGTTTTCACTGGTATTTAAATTATTGACCCTTGAACTTAGAGTAATTccttacaaaaaataatttcctagAGTTTATCTTTAGTTCAAGAATAACCCCCCAACCCATAAAAATCCTTGCTGCTGGGTGTTACTTCTGGGTTCCAGTGAAGAAGTTCTGCCCAGAAAATCCAGTACCAACGGGACTAAGTGATCATTTTGCCCCCTGTGACATAGGGAAGACAACCCAATGGAGGTGGATGGGAGTGGATCAGCAATGATGTGCTGAACTATGATGCCTGGGAGAAAGGTACCCCAACTGGCACAGGCTACTGTGGAAGCCTTGTTCAAAGCACAGGTAAGAAGGAGAAAAGCTCTAATTTTCAAACCTTTCCCCTACCTCTTCTccccataaattatttttaagactaGCTTTTTGGAGGGGTCACTCTTCAAACTTGTGTTTGGTTGTTCTTTTATAGTTTATCACCTCCACATTCACTTGATAACTTTCTCTGGATAATGAGATGACAAAATGTAGAGTGTATGATTTTGGGGTGCCATGGCTCTGCACCAGTTTTCCAGATCTCTCAGCTCCACTCTCTTCATCTATTCTTGTCTCTTCAGGCTATGAACAGTGGCAAAGTTATGACTGCCGAAAACCTCTACCCTATGTCTGCAAGTTTCAGGGGTAGGTCAGCTCAGTCGGCCACCCAATGAATACAATACTCAACTTATCCTGGATATTCTTTTAGTCTCATGATTAAGGCTGACAGGAAATCTCAACCACCTTTCAAATCTTGACACCTCCTCTCATCATCCTTCTTCCCCAATCACAATACAGTCCATTTGTATGCTCAAAGCCTGATTTTTcagagaataataaatatttttatatcactgAGATGcctttttgtgttctgttcttgGTCCTTCACTGATCACATTCTGTATGAGTAAGAAATTGAATTCATTTATTCAATATCTTctagaatttaagaatatttctAATTATGAATCCCCACTGAGGTTGTCATAAATACACCAACCCTCTCTCATATGTCTGGATTTCAAAGTCTGACTCATTTAGACTTTCCAGCTAATACAGTCAACTGTGCACTTTCTGTTTTTATCATCAGAAGACTCAAAGAACTTGACTATTGCTCAACTCTGATGCTCAGTTTTTAAAAGTCTTTATGTTCCCATGTTTGTCCACCTTCCAGAATTAATTATCTATAAGCACCAAAAAATGTTCTTTCTAACTAGCCCCATGACCCACCTATTTGATCAGGCCCCAAGCTTATGGTGAGCAGGCTTCTCACTTCTGTGACCACAGTGGTGTCATTTTGAATATTCATCTCTCAATAATCTGACACTCCCTAAACTGTCTAGTTCTGTTGAATGTTTTTTTCTATCTCATGGCTAAGACCAAGTAATATCTTGCATCAAGCATCTTCTCTTTATGAAACCATTAATTTTTGAAACATGTAGGGTCTATTCACCTGGGGGGGGCATTGCTGAAAATAATTCTGCCACAACCTCTACTGAATGTAACTACTGACTGGGTCTTTTTGTTTCTCCACTGAACCCATCTGTTCTGTGACAATTAATTCCTTTGAATATGTGCTACAACAGAGTTTTTCAGCATTACTAGGGTTCATTTTGGCAGTGATCAGCCTGCTGCACAAACTGATATGATATGAGGCCTCAGTGGCATGGTGCTGCTCAACTGTATTTTTTTCAAGCTGCCTATTAGGACACAGGTGtgtgatgtttatttatttatttatttatttatttattttggtttttgggtcacatccggcagcacgcagtgattactcctggctctatgctcagaaatagcctctggcaagcacgggaaccatatgggatgctgggattctaaccaccattcttctgcatgaatggcaaatgtcttacctccatgctatctctccagccctgtgtgaTGTATATCATTTAGTATCAAAATTTGAACTTGGAATTTGCACCTTCTAAAAATCTTTCTGCTGTTTGAAGCATCTCATTGGTTCTGAATGATCAGATTGTATATTTAATTGTCTATCTTCTTTGGATCGTAATTTTTATGACAAACCTTttaatgatgttttatttttattgttgtgtatCATTTATCTTATGTttattataatacaattatttatcAAATTGTTCTTAGTACATTCATTTTAGGCATTAAACATTCAAATACTAATTACCACAGTTACCTTACCTTCCCTCACCAGAATTTCCAATCACCCACTTGCATCCATAACCTGCCTGCATGCAGGAAATAAGTTTTTTATATTGCTTCTTAAACATAAAGGCATTGAAGTTATAAAAATTTAGATTAACAAGAGTCATTTTGAAAGAATTATTCTATCTCTCCATATGTAAACAAAGtcaagtgtaaaataaaatcctggCTAAGGAATTCTGTTATACAACGGTTTTCTTAGAGTATTTCTCTAAGTTCACCATAGACTATGTAAATGatgcaaaaaaaaccccaccaaaattCCACCAGATAAATTTTTACAAGGAAGTAAGAAACAACGGGGCTGTAGTTCATGCTAGTTGAGACTTCTGTTTTACTGTTTAAACTGTTTAAACTCACTGTGTAATTTTCCATCAGATTCCTAAAATACTACTTGAATGATAAGATATTCAGGTGTCAAAAAATGAATTCATCACCTACAATACTGTTCACAGGCAAATTCTCTTTCAAAtgtgaaggaagtatacatagcttcctGGATagacagcagctcagaaactttacagactccaagtcagctttaaaagaaaaattgaaagatctactttaagacaaaacaaaccaaaaggcaCAGCAAATTTCTACACAAATATGAAACTAAGTCACATGATAATTATCTATCTCAATGTCAAAGGACTCAATgtcaatgcaccagttaaaagacatagagtggcaaaatcaATCACaatgctgaatccaacattctgctgcctacaagaaacaaatctacaagaaacaaatcttaatagtcaaaacaaacatagactcaagatcaaaggttggaggacagtCATCCCTTAAAAAGGCAGAAGTGGTCATATTAGTATCACATGACACAATCTTTAGACTtggttataagggacaaagatggacatttgatAATAAACAAGGAatatgtaaaacaggaaaaaaattctaatttctagatACGGGAGACCTCAACTTTACCCTGTCATTCCTTGACACTTCAACcagtctgaaacccaacaagaatatactagctctgaaaggagaaatggaacaaagtggactagtagatatgtaTAGAGCATTCCATCATCATAAAACTGGatagacatttttcttaaatgcacATGTGAGAAAACACATGCCATCCCATAAAacatacaaacataaaataaagaggaaagataTTGTACAGACTAActtctcagatcacaaagcactgaaattagaaatgatctataaagggacacagaagaaaaactttgacctctcactactgaacaaccagtgagtcagagataaaatcaaagagaaatcaaaagattcctgaaagcAGATAGAAATGAAGACATAATTATTAGAATGTGTGCAATACAGCAAAATGagttttaagaggaaaatttatagctttgcaagcacacatcaggaatcaAGAAGAGGCCTACATAAATCGCTTAATAACAGAGCTTATAAAATTAGCAAATGATCAACAAAGTGAAGAAAAATAGGgtgacagaggaaataacaaatctataagcagaaatcaatgaagtggaaatacataaaacaatccaaaaggtcaacaaaaaacataaattggttctttgaaaaaataagcaagattgataatctactagcaaaactcacaaaaattgaaagagagaaatttaataaaccagattagatataaaaaggaagagataacTATAAATACTACAGAGCTTCAAAGGGTAGTAagagactacattgagaaactctatgccacaaaacaggataacctggaagaaatggataaagtaGTTGTTTCCTACAATCTTCCgtggttgaaccaagatgatctagcatatacaaacagtcccatcactattgagaaaattaaaatgataatctaatgttttctcaaaaacaaaagctcaggtccATATTGATCccctaacgaattctttcaaatctttataGAAGGACTTCTACAAATACTTTACAGGCTCtttcaaaaaattgaagaaacataaatacTATCAAATCATATATAGCTAATATGTATGCTAATGTATGTATAGCTAATATGTAGCTATATGTAGCTAATATCACTTTATATCAAAATAAGACAAATGCTGCCAAATAAGAAAACaccagaccaatattcctgatgaacacatatgtaaagatcctcaacaaaatcctggcatatagaatccaatgtctcatcaTAAAGCTCATACACCATGACTAAGTATGTTGTAATGTAGAAATGCAAAAAtggtaaaacatatataaatcaatcaacataatacaccatatcaataaaaataataaccataaaaataataattatataataatatcaatagatgcagagaaaaaattTGATAACTACCAACACAGATTCATGATTCAAACTTTCAACAAGATAGagatggaaagaacttttctcaataccaTTAAGACCATCTACCTCAAGCTAATGGCaaacattgttctttttttttttttttttttttggtttttggtttttgggccacacccggaggtgctcaggggttactcctggctgtctgctcagaaatagctcctggcaggcacgggggaccatatgggacaccgggattcgaaccaaccacctttggtcctggatcagctgcttgcaaggcaaacgccgctgtgctatctctccgggccccaaacattgttcttaatggagataaactaaaagccttttctctaaaatttggtataaggcaaggctgtcccctctcaccactcctattcataaTATTGATTGAAATTCTTTAagtagaaattaggcaagaaaaagatatcaaggacatcctgaaagaaaaggaaaaagtcaagttctcactgtttgcagataatatgcacctctacttagaaaaccctaaagactctatgaaaaagcttcaagaaacaataataaactcatatagcaaagtggcaggctagaAAATGAACACGGAAAAATCAACGACCTTATAggccaataatgatagagaagaaatggacattaaaaaacaatcctggaaaaaaaaacaatcctggggcctgagtgatagcatagcagtagttCATCTGTTTTgcctcagccaatccaggacagattggtggttcaaattctggcataccCTAGTCTTCCAGAAGAgacttctgattgcagagccagaagtaactcctcagTCCCACAGGGTGTGAtcgaaaaataaaacaaaacaaaaacaatcacatTCACACTAGTGCCACATTAAATCAAGTATCTTAGAGACagcttaacaaaagaggtgaaagacgtattcaaagaaaattacaaagccctgcttcaagaaaaaaagagaacacatgaaaataaagacacataacctgttcatggattgggaggattaacatcattaagatggcaatgatccccaaagcattgtacagatttaatgcaaatcCTCTAAGAATacagtgacattcttcaaagaagtggatcaaacactcatgaaattcctttggaacaataaaaacctgcAAATAGCTACAGCTTCTcgtaggaaaaagaagataggaggcacCACTTTCCCCcactttaaattgcattacaaagctatagtcattaaaacagcatggtattggaaaaaacacagaccctcatatcaatggaatagacttgaatattcagagaatgttcccctggcatacaatcaattagtctttgaaaagggggcaagaaatgcaaaatggagcaagaaaagccttttcaacatGTTGTTTTGGGACTACTGATTAGCCACATGAAAAAAGTGAACTTGAACCTCCATgaaataccatgcacaaaggtcaaatccaagttgATTGAAGAATTTGATATCTGACCCAGAACCATAGGGTGTATAAAAGAGCGCATAGGTAAattactccatgacattgagtctaaaggtatcttcaaggaggaaacatcaaactccaaacaagtggaagtggaaaaacagatgggactatattaagcttagaagcttctacacctgaaaggaaatagtgataaGGTTACAAAGGCCTTCAACAGAATGGAAGatctattcacccaaaacccatcagaaaaggggctaatatctaacatatacaaggtactaacagaacttatcaagaaaaaaaatctaaccctaacaaaaaaagtggaaaagaaatgaatagtcacattctcaaagaagaaatacacatggcccaaaggcacataaaaatgctccacataaatAATTATCAAGtagatcaaatcaaaacaacaattaggcaccatttcatgccacagagactggcacaaagtacaaagaacaagaataatcagttaTGGAGGGAATGTGGGGATAAAGgaattctcatttctttcttgattCCCACTTGATGGTGGGAATCCAATAAAGTcaagcttttatggaaaacaatatggagagtcttcaaaaaaaaaactgcccaatgagctcccatatgatccagctataccactcctagggatataccctaggtaggaacacaaaaacacaacacaaaaaatgccttctgcactatattcattgcagtgccttttaaaatagccagaatctggaaacaacccagattcccaacaatagatgaatggctaaagaaactgtggtaccatgcctgggcaagccagcaaggtgggtcccttggcagagcttgaaggtaccctaggctttccctcaTTCTCTacttggctccttagggagggtctgggtggggttCTGAACTTccggtctcccagcttcttgaagcagtcactggtaatctcttaacagtctatatgttcaaaacatATAGATAttcacaagatacattaataatactcactatcattgaattatgtttttatgtatgcagaa
Coding sequences within:
- the LOC126024538 gene encoding lithostathine-like produces the protein MLPPMAFPTVAWMLLSCIMLQSQVTGEDLQNGWPSPRISCPKGSLAYGSHCYALFLAEKSWMDADYACQKRPKGHLVSVLTGSEAYFVASLIKNSGTSVSHIWIGLHDPTEGRQPNGGGWEWISNDVLNYDAWEKGTPTGTGYCGSLVQSTGYEQWQSYDCRKPLPYVCKFQG